In Cicer arietinum cultivar CDC Frontier isolate Library 1 chromosome 7, Cicar.CDCFrontier_v2.0, whole genome shotgun sequence, the genomic window ATCAATCTGAGCACATGAATTAGGTGAAGGTTGTTGCAATATTTCGGGTTCTTCCAATTCCTGATTTTGGATATGTATATCCTGTCAAAAAGTCACTGAAAACATCAATGCagtaaaaaccaaaaacctGAAAACAATTAAACCCTTGTACTTTGGAAAGAGAATTGGTTTGCTATTAAAACTCAATACAACTTATCCAACAGACCAGACACGAGAGCATctaagattttgtctttgattttctttataGGCAAATTCCAATTTTGCATGTTCTGGCAATAAATGTCTATTAATGGAAGGAAACATAAATAACTGTCTTACCGTTCTATTTGGACCTAACTCCTAAGTTCCTAAATTTCCATTGATGTGCATGCGCACATCCAAGGCAACCAATGTCCTAAAAAATTTGGTCAGTTTTAGCTaattattaacatatttaaaaaggATTAACACCTACTCCCAATTTTGATTAATTCTTAGTCAAAGATCAGAGTACAAATTCTGTAAAAAAACGACTGGTGGAAGGGACCTTGGAACCAACCAACCACAAAAATGTATGAGGAAGTAATCTCATTCTCATGGCAATGTCAGCAGAGGGATACAGaagtcaaaaaacaaaaaagctgTTCTCACCCCCTAAATTTCATTTTACAAACTTCCCTCGAGTTTCAAGCTATCCTTTGAATTTCAATTCATAGTGAGCATGGAAAAGGAAAGATAGGACAATAAATTCAATACCTGTGTTTGTACAAGTGGTTGAGGTTGTTGATCTTGGGCTAATGGATAAGCTTGTGGTTGGGACATTCTATAGTAGGGTTCTTTCAGATCAAGCTTACAAGATGACGTTTGAAGAATTCCTCCTTGTTCGGCACCAGGACCCCACATTTTAGCTtaatacaaattcaaaaatttctCATTAGCATGATGCAACTCATGCTTGTATagcaataaaaagaaaagatacAAATACCAACCAGACAATGTTAAATATATTGTATAACTCTGTGCATTGTGGGCAATCAAGTGAAGCCTGCCAGTAATTTCTTGCCCTGCCATGACATAAATTGGCTGAGAGAGAACACAGCGTAACTGGTACCAATGGGTTGTGGGTGAACCAGGAGCAGTGGTGAGCCACCTTTGCACAGTACTGAAGATTTGTAACAAATGAAtcaaatcaacagataggaagaACAAACAAAACCGAGATGAATAAAAACCGGTTAGACCTTATCAATAAAAAGGAATATTTACCTTCCATTGAACAGTACATCAAACCAACATGCCAACCCGTGTACTCTGGTGCCCACAGAGGCAATGAATCTCAGAGGAATGTCAATTTCATACAGCTCTTCTTCCTACAGAACAAAGAGTGATATGGTCAAAATTCATCAGCAACTTTATTTCAAgcaattgaaataaaaacatGAGGAATAAATACAATCAAGTCTACAACCAATAGTAGAACATTTGTACAAAATGATACATAACCAGAAAAAAGCTTGGCTTTTTAATAAGTTTCGTAGAAATACTCTTCTTCCAGAGAACAACTCAATAATACAATGATTATCAGATTACAGGGTCTTacttaaaaaaagttacaaTAAGGAAGTCAgttgtatctaaataaatccaatatataataaaacaaatcagTGTGTTTGATAAAAAGGTATAATTTATCAATGTCAACTGCCAAAAGGACAACTGGAAAATAAAACAATCTTAAGAAAAGTAAAAGTTGGTTCTTACCTTCATCTTGGTGAAGTCTAATACATGGAACATCGGGGGAGCTATTAACAACCTTGGATCAAAAGCATCCACCACAGGCTTTATGAAGGAAAAAATAAGTTAGTTACaaaattttagtaactaaagtttaatttaataacaacataaaacactataaatttttttagtaattacaTGTCAACACCATTATTGTCATATGAGTAAATAATTGAAGTCTTAATATCTTACAATACTCCAATAGGCACAAGcacttttagaaaataaaaatggatgatcaatttaaatttgatacATGTGcaatagaatgaaaaaaaaggcatcacatttaatattttctcaGTTCAAGGAGGGACAGGCGCACACACAATCATATCATAGTAATTTCCAAATGAAGCACCCTCCCACAGAAAACCATAAGTAACCTTCCATAAATTTCTGAACAATAAGCTAGTCATATACCTGAGAAAAATATCCTTGAAATGCGGTCCCATGTAAGGGTGTCAAATCAACGCCATAATAGTTTTGTTGCTGCCAGAACAGGGCCTGAACAATAGCAATTgtttaaaatagagagaaaaatgAGTATCATTGAGAAAATAACAGTCAAACGCAGAAAGATTAGTAGATCTGTAAGGGAATGCTATTCATGAAGCAATTCTAAAACATGAACTATGATATcaacataaaatcaaaatgatttGCTATTCTGTTAACATCCTTTCAGAGGAAGAAATTACAGTTTAATATCATAATATCATTGAAATACATTTGAAAAGACAATTGAATCAAATCTCATAAAGAGACGCTTTAGGCTGGCTTATTTGCAATCCTGAAAAAACTTTGATACTTATAAGCTTTTTCATTTTAAACTGCTGCCAACTCCAGCAAGCAAAAAATGTTTTATAGATGTATGAGAAGTATGAGTTAATCAAAAAATACAAGTGTGGGTGTCTCtgtatatattatataagaCATACAATTATGCAACACATTAGCATTTTCAACAAACAAATATTCATcactaaataaaaacaaacatataCACACAAACAAATTAACTACACACCTTATTGGCAATTTCAATAAACAAATATTCATCAGTGAAAGGTGCCATGTGAATCCTACACCAATAATAAATTCAAGGTTAGGAGAAGACAATAATTAGATAGTTACAAACATTGCGGAGGAAAAATGCACAATTTTGAAAGGCTTGCTTCtactttttttaaagaaaaatcacttttaaattgaaaaaaataggtttaaaaattgatgataattattaggtttaaatagttttatgataattaaatttttctcaGAGGAAAAGGATATAGACTACCAAAAAGTTGTGGGGGGAAAATGCAGTTTAAGTGATTGCTCTGGAGTAACAATAGTATattttgaatgaaaaataaaactcCAAAAAGTTATATATCATAGAAATGCGATTTTTTAGCTTATTCATATAAAATACTATACCATTGTGAaacaatatatcaaatatcATTTAGAACAGGTAAGAATCCAGTCCTTGGAAAATAATATTTGGCTAAAGAAATTAAACAAAATGAAGGCATAATACATAAATGACAAGGTTCAACACATACTGGTTTTGGATATTATTTTGAACCACCACTGAAATTGCAGTAGATGTTAGAAATTCATAAAAATTGTTGAATTGTCAATACCATTGGGGGTAAAAACCAAATTTAAATGGAAGTATGTCAATTTGAAAAGGCAGATAGTTATCTGACAATAACCACCCTTAGTAGAATTATATAGTAATAATCATGTTAGTATTGCCACGCCCAAGTGCAAGAAGCTCCAAGAAAAACAGAAAGGGAACTAAATTTACCTTCCCACCCCAGGAAACATTTTCCCAGTAGGAGTGAGAAACCTATCTCTGGCAATGACATAAGACTCCAGCATTCTCTCATTAACTAACAAAGTGCCTGCATAACAACAGAGGGATTTTTCCAGCTTATAAACACTAACATTTCAAAACTTTATGCAGCAACTTAACCTACAGTTCTACACTATAAAGCagcaaaataaaactatttgaCAAGACAACATAGATATAGATATGCATATTACTTATAAATTGAATATTAGCACCTGTAGTcagatttatttaaaacaacAGAATATGAGCTTACCCATGGGCTCCGATATCAGAATATCTGCTTTCTCTGGCAACTCAACATCCTCAACTCTACCTTTAATCACctaacacaaataaaattaaatgtaaaatagTTGCCTGAATAATACGATAGCTAGCTAAtgaacaattattattatagcaATAAAAAACTAGGAAACAGATCTCACTGTAATTCGTTGAGCCAGTTTTGGATTCCCAGCTATAAGTTTACGTGCATACTCTGCCATTTCAGATGCTTCCACGGCATAAACATGTTTTGCGCCAGCCTGAGGCACCAAGAATTTTCATTTAGTTAGAGGCAATGACACTATCATTTGCTACAACTACAACTAGGCTTATGCACAATTAAGGCATTGAAATACCTGAGCAGCAAATAATGACAAAATACCGCTGCCAGCACCCACATCAACTACTACGCGGCCAGTAAAATCAGCACGGTTCTCCATAACCGCGGCATAATAGGTTCCTAAAACAATATCACGAATGAAATCATTAGGTaagagtaaaataaatatataacaattcaaaaagaaaaacgaGAACCACTAGAATACAGCAAGGTATAAACCTGTCCGCACATAGTCCTGCAACATATTTTGCTGATGAAGAAGTTGTccataataatgaaaatacattTTCGCAGAAGACGGCTCTATCTTTTCATCAAACTTGCTTTTAGAAGTTGCTAACGTTCCATTCGGTAAGTTTCCTGCTggattaaaaaattcaatatatagCTAAACTAATATCATATTTGCTGATGAACAGTGAAAGGGACCGTCCAGGCAGTAAAAAGGAAATTGTGAGAACAAGAAAAATGAACACTgaaatgtataaaatatatgtagCACACAAGTGTATCAGTTATCATGACCcatgttaaaaatgaaaatttacaaCCAAGAGAAATATTTGGCAAGAGACTGAGCTGTCAAGATACCAACTTAAGTGCCAGCCACATAGAAAAGCATCAGAAGGATATAAGACACAATAAATGCTACCTAGCAAAGTACTCGCAATGAGGTCTTATCTAATATGAGACGTGCTGCAATCTCTAATGCAGAAATTTCTTAGTCAGTGAATGATTAAAAATCACGACTTCCTTTCTCAAGCATAAATACCTGACAGCAAATAAGGTTTCACTAGTATTTAACAGCCTAACTTGTGATAACCAAACAGACATCCAAAAACACATACAAGCAGACATCCAAGTTGTATATAATCAGTGCACCagataataaaatttgtttaaccAACAGACATATTATAAACACGTTGAAGGGTAAAGGTTTTAAGCAATGAGAATATACTAAAGAAAAAACACAATGCTGCACCACAGAAGCCATTCAACAATAAGATTTACAGATTTACAAAGCATCACCTTGAACATTGACTTCCTTTATCCATTGTTGAACTGCAGAATGGAATGCCTCGCACTCCTCCTCATTTTTAAACTGGATAGTGACTCCTGTGGAATACGATGCCTGGTTCAAAAAACCACTGTTAAAATGCTCAAGTATTTGTAAAAAACCAATGAGTTACTCAACAACAACATTCAAGAAGTtactttgaaaattgaaaacctCGCAGAAGCAAAAACATCAGCATAAGAGGGGTAAAAacaaagggaaaaaaaaacataaaatgcaTTAGATTACATTGTCAGATCTTGATTATTTTTCCAACCTTAAATAGCTAAAAAGAATATAAAGATTCTTCTCCGTACCGTTTTACTGACATCAGAGCCTTCCATAATGCAAACCGATTGAACGGAACCTAATTTGAATATCTGTGAAGTTAAAccacaaaaaagaaaaacaatcttTATCAATCCTTAAGCAGATAATCCTCTCATTCAGTGAAACAGAGAAATGAAAATCCAGCATTTgaattttcacaaaataaaaagtaaaatcaaACACGCTACCATAAAATATCGATAGAATTTAAATTGCAATAGCTAAGAAAATAAGgagaaaattgaaaatgaaccTGAGCAGTTTGGAGATCGAAATTGAGCGGAATCTGTTGAGATTCCGATTGAATTTGAAGACCATCGGAGGTGAAGCGAGCAATTCCCGGAGAAGCGGAAGAAGCATCGGAAGANNNNNNNNNNNNNNNNNNNNNNNNNNNNNNNNNNNNNNNNNNNNNNNNNNNNNNNNNNNNNNNNNNNNNNNNNNNNNNNNNNNNNNNNNNNNNNNNNNNNNNNNNNNNNNNNNNNNNNNNNNNNNNNNNNNNNNNNNNNNNNNNNNNNNNNNNNNNNNNNNNNNNNNNNNNNNNNNNNNNNNNNNNNNNNNNNNNNNNNNNNNNNNNNNNNNNNNNNNNNNNNNNNNNNNNNNNNNNNNNNNNNNNNNNNNNNNNNNNNNNNNNNNNNNNNNNNNNNNNNNNNNNNNNNNNNNNNNNNNNNNNNNNNNNNNNNNNNNNNNNNNNNNNNNNNNNNNNNNNNNNNNNNNNNNNNNNNNNNNNNNNNNNNNNNNNNNNNNNNNNNNNNNNNNNNNNNNNNNNNNNNNNNNNNNNNNNNNNNNN contains:
- the LOC101496254 gene encoding probable histone-arginine methyltransferase 1.3 isoform X2, with product MADSLGQKWKNREFNLSSVSNLSSDASSASPGIARFTSDGLQIQSESQQIPLNFDLQTAQIFKLGSVQSVCIMEGSDVSKTASYSTGVTIQFKNEEECEAFHSAVQQWIKEVNVQGNLPNGTLATSKSKFDEKIEPSSAKMYFHYYGQLLHQQNMLQDYVRTGTYYAAVMENRADFTGRVVVDVGAGSGILSLFAAQAGAKHVYAVEASEMAEYARKLIAGNPKLAQRITVIKGRVEDVELPEKADILISEPMGTLLVNERMLESYVIARDRFLTPTGKMFPGVGRIHMAPFTDEYLFIEIANKALFWQQQNYYGVDLTPLHGTAFQGYFSQPVVDAFDPRLLIAPPMFHVLDFTKMKEEELYEIDIPLRFIASVGTRVHGLACWFDVLFNGSTVQRWLTTAPGSPTTHWYQLRCVLSQPIYVMAGQEITGRLHLIAHNAQSYTIYLTLSAKMWGPGAEQGGILQTSSCKLDLKEPYYRMSQPQAYPLAQDQQPQPLVQTQDIHIQNQELEEPEILQQPSPNSCAQIDSLIQNI
- the LOC101496254 gene encoding probable histone-arginine methyltransferase 1.3 isoform X1, producing MADSLGQKWKNREFNLSSVSNLSSDASSASPGIARFTSDGLQIQSESQQIPLNFDLQTAQIFKLGSVQSVCIMEGSDVSKTASYSTGVTIQFKNEEECEAFHSAVQQWIKEVNVQAGNLPNGTLATSKSKFDEKIEPSSAKMYFHYYGQLLHQQNMLQDYVRTGTYYAAVMENRADFTGRVVVDVGAGSGILSLFAAQAGAKHVYAVEASEMAEYARKLIAGNPKLAQRITVIKGRVEDVELPEKADILISEPMGTLLVNERMLESYVIARDRFLTPTGKMFPGVGRIHMAPFTDEYLFIEIANKALFWQQQNYYGVDLTPLHGTAFQGYFSQPVVDAFDPRLLIAPPMFHVLDFTKMKEEELYEIDIPLRFIASVGTRVHGLACWFDVLFNGSTVQRWLTTAPGSPTTHWYQLRCVLSQPIYVMAGQEITGRLHLIAHNAQSYTIYLTLSAKMWGPGAEQGGILQTSSCKLDLKEPYYRMSQPQAYPLAQDQQPQPLVQTQDIHIQNQELEEPEILQQPSPNSCAQIDSLIQNI
- the LOC101496254 gene encoding probable histone-arginine methyltransferase 1.3 isoform X3 → MADSLGQKWKNREFNLSSVSNLSSDASSASPGIARFTSDGLQIQSESQQIPLNFDLQTAQIFKLGSVQSVCIMEGSDVSKTASYSTGVTIQFKNEEECEAFHSAVQQWIKEVNVQAGNLPNGTLATSKSKFDEKIEPSSAKMYFHYYGQLLHQQNMLQDYVRTGTYYAAVMENRADFTGRVVVDVGAGSGILSLFAAQAGAKHVYAVEASEMAEYARKLIAGNPKLAQRITVIKGRVEDVELPEKADILISEPMGTLLVNERMLESYVIARDRFLTPTGKMFPGVGRIHMAPFTDEYLFIEIANKALFWQQQNYYGVDLTPLHGTAFQGYFSQPVVDAFDPRLLIAPPMFHVLDFTKMKEEELYEIDIPLRFIASVGTRVHGLACWFDVLFNGSTVQRWLTTAPGSPTTHWYQLRCVLSQPIYVMAGQEITGRLHLIAHNAQSYTIYLTLSAKMWGPGAEQGGILQTSSCKLDLKEPYYRMSQPQAYPLAQDQQPQPLVQTQ